The Paenibacillus sp. G2S3 region TGTCCCTTCCCAAAATGCGGATACGCTCGAAGCTAAGGCGAAACCTCTTGAAAAATTACTGGGTGACAAACTCGGGATTCCTGTAGAAGTAAGTGTCTCTACTGATTACAACACTGTTATCGAAGCTATGGCTTCCAAAAAAGTGGATTTAGGTTTCCTTACTCCAACAGCTTACGTATTGGCAAAAGAAAAAGGAGCTGCTGAAGTTATTCTTCAAGCTCAACGTTTTGGTGTAAATGATGAAACGGGTGCTCCGACAGATGAATTGGCTGACTTCTATAAATCTATGATTATCGTTAAGAAAGATTCTGCGATCCAATCCGTTGCCGATTTGAAAGGCAAAAAAATCGCTTATCAAAATGTTACATCCTCAGCAGGGTTTGTATGGCCGGCTGCAACACTAATGGATGCAGGACTTGATCCGTTGAAGGATGTACAAGCTATCACGGTTAAGGGACATGACCAAGGCGTACTTGCTGTACTGAACGGTGATGTAGATGCCGCAGCTATTTTCCAAGATGCTCGTAATATAGTCGTTAAGGATTATCCGAAAGTATTTGAAGATACTCGTGTTCTCGCCTTTACTGATAAAATCCCTAACGACACGATTTCGGTCCGTTCAGATATGAACAAGGAATGGATTGAGAAAATTCAGCAGGCGTTCATTGATATCGCTGCTGACAAAGAAGGACATGAGATTATCAAAGATATCTACTCTCATGAAGGTTATTTGAAGTCACAAGATAGCAACTTTGACATTGTTCGTGAATACAACAATAAAGTAAAAACAGAGTAGTTCAGGCCGTTCAAGGATACAACGATGTTGGTGTATAACAGGAACTAAGGATAGCCAGCTCCGGATTCCCCCCCGGACCTGGCTATCTCTTTTATACGAATATACGAAAACACAAAAAGGAATGATTTGCATGATAGAGCTTCGTAATGTATCAAAGATGTATCCAAACGGAACCAAAGGCTTAAACAACATTAATCTGACCATCCCAGCCGGAGAATTTGTAGCTATTGTTGGTCTTTCAGGAGCGGGGAAGTCAACCCTACTACGATCCATTAACCGGCTTCATGATATCTCAGAGGGTGATATTCTAATAAATAGGCAGTCCATCACGAAGGCAAAGGGAAGCCAGCTACGAATGATCCGTAGAAGTATCGGAATGATCTTCCAAAGCTTTAACTTAGTGAAACGTACAACTGTGCTACGTAACGTTTTGGCAGGGCGGGTGGGCTATCATTCCACATTGCGGACCATACTGGGCAAATTTCCGAAAAAGGACATCAATTTAGCCTTCGAGTCGCTTGATCGGGTCAATATTGCTGAAAAGGCATATACACGTGCAGATCAGCTATCTGGAGGTCAACAGCAGCGGGTGGCCATTGCTCGTGTTCTTGCGCAGGAGGCGCAAATTATCCTCGCAGATGAACCTGTCGCTTCACTAGATCCGCTCACGACTAAGCAGGTTATGGATGATTTGAAAAAGATTAATGTGGAGCTTGGAATTACGACCATCGTGAATTTGCATTTTATCGACCTCGCTAGAGAATATGCCACCCGGATTATTGGGCTCCGGGCAGGAGAAGTGGTCTTCGATGGTCCTGTATCCGAGGCCACCGATGAGAAATTTGCTGAGATTTACGGCAGACCGATTCATCAGGATGAGTTGTTAGGTGAGCCTGTAAGCGGAGGCATGTGATATGAGTGCGAATGCAGAGAAGCTACATCCCAAACCGCCAAGGAAGATAAAGCATTATTTTACAGCCATTATATTAGTAGTATTACTGTGGAGAAGTGCAGTTTTGACCGATTCATCCATTGGTGAGCTGTTCTCTGGTCTGCCGAATATGCTGGATCTGCTTAAGGAAATGTTCCCTCCAAACTGGAGGTATTTTGACAATATTATAGATGCGATGCTGGAGACGATCCGGATGGCCTTGGTCGGTACAACATTTGGTGCCATTCTCGCGGTTCCCATTGCACTGCTGTGTGCAAGCAATATTACGCAAAGCCGATGGCTTCATTACCCGGTGCGTATGGTGCTGAATTTGATCCGCACAATTCCCGATCTGCTGTTGGCTTCTATCTTTGTCGCCATTTTTGGACTTGGTGCGCTTCCGGGAATATTTGCTTTGACGGTATTTTCGCTGGGGCTGATCGCCAAGCTTACCTATGAATCGTTGGAGACGATTGAACAGGGACCTTTGGAAGCAATGACTTCAGTCGGAGCGAATAAGGCTCAACGAATTATGTTCGGAGTCATTCCGCAGGTACAGGCTCATTTCATGTCTTATGTGCTATATGCCTTTGAGATCAATGTCCGTGCTGCAGCCGTTTTGGGTTTGGTAGGAGCGGGTGGAATCGGCCATTACTATGAAGTGACATTAGGCTTTTTGGAATACGATAAGACTTGCACCATCATCTTGTTCACATTAGCAGTAGTATTGATTATTGATTATGTAAGCACTAAGCTGCGGGAGAAATTAATATGAGTAAATCATGGAATACCCTAGTCCCCAAACCTCGTAAAAATCGTTTCCGTTGGCTGATTTATGTAGCATTAGCGGCAGTATACATTTGGGCTTTTTCGGGAGTGCCGTTTAATGGATTTAAAGAAACCGCCGGGATCATTACTAAGGCAATCTTTGCCGGGATATTCTCACCTGACTGGGCCTTCGTTTATTTACCAGATGGGGAGGATCTGCTTCGAGGCTTGCTTGAGACGTTAGCTATTTCAATTTTAGGGACTTTTATCTCGACCTTCATATGTATCCCATTTGCTTTTTGGGCTGCGGTCAACATGAGCAAGAGAAAGGCGATCTCGGGATCCGGCAAGCTAATGTTAAGCTTTATACGGACATTTCCTGAGATCATTATGGCTTTGCTGTTCATCAAGGCTGTTGGGCCGGGTTCATTTGCGGGTGTACTGGCTCTAGGACTGCATTCCGTCGGCATGCTCGGCAAATTGTTTGCGGATGAGATTGAGAATATTGATAACGGTCCACTAGAAGCCTTAATTTCTTCTGGCGCCAGCCGCATGCAGGTGTTATGGTTTGCTGTTGTGCCGCAGGTATTGCCAGGCTTTCTATCCTACACTTTATACAGGTTCGAAATTAACGTTCGCTCAGCTACGATTCTGGGTGTGATTGGAGCAGGTGGGATTGGTACACCGTTAATCTTCGCACTCAGTTCACGGAATTGGGACCGTGTCGGGATTATACTACTAGGCATCATTGCGATGATTACGATTATTGATCTGATTTCCGGCATGATTCGGAAGAAGCTAGTGTAACTGAGTCGCATAATTACATGTTAAGCAAAGACCTCCTTAGGGTATGAATCGAGCCTATGGGGGTCTTTTTATGATTAGCGCATCATCCGGAAAAGCTATATAGAAGTAATAATACTATTTGTGTTAACATATGTTGGTCTATCCGAACTTGTACCAAAGGAGTTGAAAGCTTGGAAACAGCGCTTATTGGCAGCTTTGTATCAGCAATGGCTACGGTGCTTGGAGCATTTCCGATCCTGTTCGTGAAGAGGTTATCTGAGAAATGGAAGGACGTTCTCGTTGCTTTTACAGCAGGTATTATGGTATCGGCTTCTACATTTGGACTCATGCCGCAAGCGATTAAAGAATCGGGGATTATCGCATTAACCTTGGGCCTGATTACAGGAGTGCTGCTGCTTGATTTAATTGAAAAAAACATCCCGCATATCGACGTGGAGAATAAACCCGGATATACCAATATGGATTCGAAGGCGCTGCTCGTTATGATCGCGCTGTTCATTCATAACATACCGGAGGGACTTAGTACGGGATTCAGTTATGCCAGTGAACAGGCGAGTCTAGGTCCTACCGTGGCCATAGCAATTGGTGCGCAAAATATGCCAGAAGGATTGATTCTCGCAGTCTTTTTGATGAATTCTAGAACAAGTAAGCTAAAAGCCTTGGGAATCGTTACACTTACCGGTTTAATGGAGATGGTGTCTGCGGTAATTGGGTATTTTACGGCAAGTTACCTACAGAATGTAGTGGGTTATGGTCTCGCTTTTGCAGCCGGGGCTATGCTATTCATCGTGTATAAGGAGCTTATTCCGGAGAGCCATGGTCATGGTTATGAACGGCCTTCGACGTATTCGTTTATCTTTGGATTATTGATTATGGTGTATATTACGCAGATATTTGGGTGAGTAGGGTAGAAGGAATTCCAGTGAATCCTGTCGAACAAGAATAGTTATGATGACAACACATAAACTTGAAAAGCTACCTTTTTACACCTTACTTATTTTTATCGTTGCTGGATCTATAGGAGCGGGGTATTTTTATACCCGTTCCTTTTTGGCGTTGTCTGCTGTGCTCTATGGAGTAACGGCCCTGTATATTTTTAATGCTAAAAAGCTTACGTTTCTACCGATTCATGGCTTCTTACTAGCATTCATTCTGTTGTATTGGCTCGCTGTAGGAAGTGCTGTTGATCAAGAACAGGCTGTGCTGGAAGCGATCAAGGTCTCCTTGCTCTTGCCCGTATCCTTATTATTCTCAAGTCTCTCTGGGAAAAGGCGTGATCAGATCTGGGTGACTTGGGTCTGGAGTGGCGCAGGGTTAACGCTTTGGGGGCTGGTCTTTGGTTTATTTCGGGAGGGACGGCTGGAATCGACGCTGGGATATGCGAATGTTTTTGCTGTGATTGTTGCGGCGGGAATGGCAGCGGGCTGGCGTGCTTTTATGCGCTCAAATCAAAAAAAGTATGTTGTGCTGTGTTTAATACAGCTATGTGGATTATTATTGTCGGGCTCTAGAGCGGTACTGATCCTGGTTGTGATGGGGGCCATCGCCTTTGTATGCATAAATAGGAAGAACAAACCAGGGCTGTTAGGCGGTGGAGTACTAATCGTTCTAATCCTGGTGATTGTTGCGGGAATGATCATGAACAGCGGTGGAAGCGTCCGAGAAATGACTTGGAATGCTTCAGAGTTTGAGTTACGCCGTATTTATTGGTTAGATGCCTTTCATTTATGGAAAGAGCATTGGCTGGCAGGTATTGGCGGTGG contains the following coding sequences:
- a CDS encoding O-antigen ligase family protein, whose product is MMTTHKLEKLPFYTLLIFIVAGSIGAGYFYTRSFLALSAVLYGVTALYIFNAKKLTFLPIHGFLLAFILLYWLAVGSAVDQEQAVLEAIKVSLLLPVSLLFSSLSGKRRDQIWVTWVWSGAGLTLWGLVFGLFREGRLESTLGYANVFAVIVAAGMAAGWRAFMRSNQKKYVVLCLIQLCGLLLSGSRAVLILVVMGAIAFVCINRKNKPGLLGGGVLIVLILVIVAGMIMNSGGSVREMTWNASEFELRRIYWLDAFHLWKEHWLAGIGGGGFAILYPSVYVKYVHQQFLQVALDAGVFGVLVFFAMIGSALNAARRQGRKGIVVILALLLFCAHLAFDIDLAYPLVFGLFIMLLTSMEMEGYSSCDRTINKPVRVVMLSLGMIIVVICSWFTAGYIFKGLGEHATAQQDWEVGKRWLKKAQVSIPWSSEVHYKQAFLYSSWAQAEQNQYFMDKAIEEMRMAAEMVPLSREYSRMLKKVGE
- a CDS encoding ZIP family metal transporter; this encodes METALIGSFVSAMATVLGAFPILFVKRLSEKWKDVLVAFTAGIMVSASTFGLMPQAIKESGIIALTLGLITGVLLLDLIEKNIPHIDVENKPGYTNMDSKALLVMIALFIHNIPEGLSTGFSYASEQASLGPTVAIAIGAQNMPEGLILAVFLMNSRTSKLKALGIVTLTGLMEMVSAVIGYFTASYLQNVVGYGLAFAAGAMLFIVYKELIPESHGHGYERPSTYSFIFGLLIMVYITQIFG
- the phnE gene encoding phosphonate ABC transporter, permease protein PhnE; translated protein: MSKSWNTLVPKPRKNRFRWLIYVALAAVYIWAFSGVPFNGFKETAGIITKAIFAGIFSPDWAFVYLPDGEDLLRGLLETLAISILGTFISTFICIPFAFWAAVNMSKRKAISGSGKLMLSFIRTFPEIIMALLFIKAVGPGSFAGVLALGLHSVGMLGKLFADEIENIDNGPLEALISSGASRMQVLWFAVVPQVLPGFLSYTLYRFEINVRSATILGVIGAGGIGTPLIFALSSRNWDRVGIILLGIIAMITIIDLISGMIRKKLV
- the phnC gene encoding phosphonate ABC transporter ATP-binding protein, with the translated sequence MIELRNVSKMYPNGTKGLNNINLTIPAGEFVAIVGLSGAGKSTLLRSINRLHDISEGDILINRQSITKAKGSQLRMIRRSIGMIFQSFNLVKRTTVLRNVLAGRVGYHSTLRTILGKFPKKDINLAFESLDRVNIAEKAYTRADQLSGGQQQRVAIARVLAQEAQIILADEPVASLDPLTTKQVMDDLKKINVELGITTIVNLHFIDLAREYATRIIGLRAGEVVFDGPVSEATDEKFAEIYGRPIHQDELLGEPVSGGM
- the phnE gene encoding phosphonate ABC transporter, permease protein PhnE, producing the protein MSANAEKLHPKPPRKIKHYFTAIILVVLLWRSAVLTDSSIGELFSGLPNMLDLLKEMFPPNWRYFDNIIDAMLETIRMALVGTTFGAILAVPIALLCASNITQSRWLHYPVRMVLNLIRTIPDLLLASIFVAIFGLGALPGIFALTVFSLGLIAKLTYESLETIEQGPLEAMTSVGANKAQRIMFGVIPQVQAHFMSYVLYAFEINVRAAAVLGLVGAGGIGHYYEVTLGFLEYDKTCTIILFTLAVVLIIDYVSTKLREKLI
- a CDS encoding phosphate/phosphite/phosphonate ABC transporter substrate-binding protein → MRKISKFVLPLMMSITLLSGCGANNTTNTANQGSTDGANAPKETAAPVAEGYVPEKLTVQFVPSQNADTLEAKAKPLEKLLGDKLGIPVEVSVSTDYNTVIEAMASKKVDLGFLTPTAYVLAKEKGAAEVILQAQRFGVNDETGAPTDELADFYKSMIIVKKDSAIQSVADLKGKKIAYQNVTSSAGFVWPAATLMDAGLDPLKDVQAITVKGHDQGVLAVLNGDVDAAAIFQDARNIVVKDYPKVFEDTRVLAFTDKIPNDTISVRSDMNKEWIEKIQQAFIDIAADKEGHEIIKDIYSHEGYLKSQDSNFDIVREYNNKVKTE